Proteins found in one Carassius auratus strain Wakin chromosome 42, ASM336829v1, whole genome shotgun sequence genomic segment:
- the LOC113060572 gene encoding solute carrier family 35 member F4-like isoform X2, with protein MKKHSARVAPLSSYSAQVLTCTISEGEDGSDSHAETPVSETSGDGTAYQTCVNTVLKVLGGLLVVLCVSSCWVGITQVVQLTFKSFSCPFFITWFSTNWNILFFPLYYSGHVATTREKQTPIQKFRECSRLFGEDGMSLKVFLKRTAPFSILWTLTNYLYLLALRKLTATDVSALYCCHKAFVFLLSWIVLKDRFMGVRIVAAIMAITGIVMMAYADGFHGDSFMGVAFAVGSASTSALYKVLFKMFLGSANLGEAAHFFSTMGFFNLIFISCVPLILYFTRVEHWGSLSSLPWGYLCGVAGLWLVFNILVNVGVVLTYPILISIGTLLSVPGNAAIDVLKHEVIFSVVRLAATCIICLGFLLLLLPEEWDMVTLRFLTTLADKKTEEHGEELTESSVHTRSRSRANGAVSIPMA; from the exons GAGAGGACGGCTCAGATTCACATGCAGAGACTCCAGTCAGTGAAACCAGTGGAGATGGCACAGCATATCAGACCTGCGTCAACACAGTGCTCAAGGTGCTGGGGGGTTTGCTGGTGGTGCTGTGTGTCTCCTCGTGCTGGGTGGGCATCACACAGGTGGTCCAGCTCACATTCAAATCCTTTTCCTGTCCCTTTTTCATCACATGGTTCAGCACCAACTGGAACATTCTCTTCTTCCCCCTCTACTATTCTGGGCACGTGGCCACTACCAGAGAAAAACAGACGCCCATTCAGAAATTCAG GGAATGTAGTCGGTTGTTTGGGGAGGACGGAATGTCTCTGAAGGTGTTTCTGAAGAGAACAGCGCCTTTCTCCATCTTGTGGACGCTTACTAACTACTTGTACCTGTTAGCATTGAGAAAACTAACCGCTACAGACGTCTCAGCGCTCTACTGCTGCCACAAGGCATTTGTCTTCCTCTTGTCATGGATTGTCCTCAAGGATCGTTTCATGGGTGTGCGG ATTGTGGCTGCCATTATGGCTATCACAGGCATCGTGATGATGGCATATGCTGATGGTTTCCATGGGGATTCCTTTATGGGTGTGGCCTTTGCAGTTGGCTCCGCCTCCACTTCTGCTCTCTACAAG GTGCTGTTTAAGATGTTCCTCGGCAGTGCCAATCTGGGCGAGGCTGCTCATTTCTTCTCCACGATGGGCTTTTTCAATCTCATCTTCATCTCCTGCGTTCCCCTCATCCTGTACTTCACCAGGGTGGAGCACTGGGGCTCCCTCTCCTCTTTGCCCTGGGGTTATCTTTGCGGGGTGGCCGGCCTTTGGCTAG TATTTAACATCCTGGTCAATGTAGGAGTGGTGCTCACGTATCCGATCCTCATATCCATTGGGACGTTACTCAGTGTTCCAGGCAATGCAG CCATAGACGTGCTGAAGCATGAGGTCATCTTCAGCGTGGTGCGTCTGGCTGCCACCTGCATCATCTGCCTGGgcttcctgctgctgctgctccctGAGGAGTGGGACATGGTCACCCTGCGCTTCCTCACCACCCTGGCCGACAAGAAGACGGAGGAGCACGGCGAGGAGCTCACGGAATCCAGCGTCCACACACGCAGCCGGAGTAGAGCCAATGGAGCCGTATCCATTCCCATggcatga